The Phoenix dactylifera cultivar Barhee BC4 chromosome 12, palm_55x_up_171113_PBpolish2nd_filt_p, whole genome shotgun sequence genome has a window encoding:
- the LOC103703475 gene encoding glucose-6-phosphate/phosphate translocator 2, chloroplastic-like — protein MISSLTQPAAAFGVADLVRSKSAAPRPKLDVLPSIAAVKTPNFSLSSRKPLYLASPEGFGFSSRDGFLSTAKPRGLGFKREAYEADSSENVEISHQETRSAAAQKVKIGIYFATWWALNVVFNIYNKKVLNAFPYPWLTSTLSLATGSLMMLISWATRIAEAPKTDFNFWKVLFPVAVAHTIGHVAATVSMSKVAVSFTHIIKSGEPAFSVLVSRFLLGETFPVPVYLSLVPIIGGCALAAVTELNFNMIGFMGAMISNLAFVFRNIFSKRGMTGKSVSGMNYYACLSILSLFILTPFAVAIEGPQMWSAGWETALSQIGPQFIWWVAAQSIFYHLYNQVSYMSLDEISPLTFSIGNTMKRISVIVSSIIIFHTPVQPINALGAAIAILGTFLYSQAKQ, from the exons ATGATCTCCTCTTTGACGCAACCCGCGGCGGCCTTCGGCGTCGCCGATCTCGTCCGGTCCAAATCGGCAGCTCCAAGACCTAAGCTTGATGTCCTTCCATCCATCGCGGCGGTCAAAACCCCTAATTTCTCCCTTTCCTCGCGGAAACCCCTGTACCTCGCATCTCCGGAGGGCTTTGGCTTCAGTTCCCGCGATGGATTCCTCTCCACCGCGAAGCCCCGCGGACTCGGGTTCAAGCGCGAGGCCTACGAGGCCGATAGTTCGGAGAACGTGGAGATTTCCCATCAGGAGACTCGTTCCGCCGCCGCCCAGAAGGTAAAGATCGGGATCTACTTCGCCACCTGGTGGGCTCTCAACGTGGTGTTCAACATCTATAACAAGAAGGTCCTCAATGCCTTCCCTTACCCTTGGCTCACATCCACCCTCTCCCTCGCCACCGGCTCCCTCATGATGTTGATCTCCTGGGCCACCAGGATCGCCGAGGCCCCCAAGACCGACTTCAACTTCTGGAAAGTCCTCTTCCCG GTGGCAGTGGCTCATACGATCGGGCATGTGGCGGCGACGGTGAGCATGTCGAAGGTGGCGGTGTCATTTACTCATATAATTAAGAGCGGGGAGCCAGCGTTCAGCGTGCTGGTGTCGAGGTTTCTGCTGGGAGAGACATTTCCGGTGCCGGTTTATCTGTCTCTTGTGCCAATTATAGGGGGTTGTGCTCTTGCCGCGGTCACGGAGCTCAATTTTAACATGATTG GTTTTATGGGTGCGATGATATCCAACCTGGCATTTGTGTTCCGGAACATCTTCTCCAAGAGGGGGATGACGGGGAAGTCGGTTAGCGGGATGAACTACTATGCTTGCCTATCAATTCTGTCGCTCTTCATACTCACACCTTTTGCTGTTGCAATCGAAGGCCCCCAGATGTGGTCTGCTGGCTGGGAGACGGCACTTTCACAGATTGGTCCCCAGTTCATCTG GTGGGTTGCAGCCCAGAGCATCTTCTACCACTTGTACAACCAGGTTTCCTACATGTCCTTGGACGAAATCTCTCCCTTGACATTTAGTATCGGTAACACCATGAAGCGGATTTCtgtcattgtctcttccatcatAATCTTCCACACACCTGTCCAACCCATCAATGCACTTGGAGCTGCCATCGCCATCCTTGGGACTTTCTTATACTCTCag GCAAAGCAGTAA